From the genome of Pseudomonas sp. WJP1:
CGAGTGCACGAACCCTTTGCCGTCGCGCAGGCGCAAGGTGCGGATGGTCAGGCCTTCGACCGTGCCGGCATGCCCGGAGTCGAGCACCACCCAGTCGCCGATCGACAGGGTGTCTTCGATGATGATGAACAACCCGGTGATCACGTCCTGCACCAGTTGCTGGGAACCGAAACCGATGGCCAGGCCAATGACCCCGGCACCGGCCAGGAACGGCGCGACGTTGATTCCAAGATTGGCCATGGTGGTGATGGCACAGATCACCACCAGGATGATTTTGATCGCATTGCGCAGCAACGGCAGGATGGTCTTGACCCGTGTACTCGGCTGGCGCGCCCCGCGCTTGTTGGCCGGTGGTTTCAGGGCTTCCTGGATCGCCGTGTCGAGCACGACCCAGACCATCCACGTCACCAGGAAGATCAAGCCGATATGGCTCAACGAGTCACTGATCGCCCGCCCCACGGCATTGCTGACCGCAAAATCGAACAGCGACACGCCCCAGATTCGTCCGAGGATATCGATGAACACGATGGCCATGGCGATACGCAACAAGGCATGGGAGAGGCTCAGGAAGCGCTCTTTGTAGGCGCCACTGCGGCGCACGTCGGATTCGCTGCGGGTCTTGAACAAGTGGTGCAGCGTGGTGCTGAGAAACACCGTCGCAATCAGCAGCACCGTGGTGAACAGCGCGCTGCGCAGCACTTGCTGGTTGTCATCGCCAATACCGATCAGGTTGATGATAGAGACCAGCACCATCAACAGGATCGGCCAATACCAGAGCCCGGAAAAAATCCGCAGGGTTTCGCGCAAGGCCGGCTGCTTGCGTCGCTGGGCCAATGGCAGGATGCGGATCACATGGGCGACTGGGCGACGCATGCGGAACACCAGCAAACCAAAGGAAATCGAGGCCGCCAGCCCGGTAAACACGGCGATGCTGCTGGTGAGATTATTACCCAGTTGGTGCGCGATCTGCGGGCTGGTCAAGGCGTCGCTCAGGGCAACCAGGAAGCCGATGGCGAACAGCGGCCGTGGGCTGTCCTGGCGAATGATCTGCACCGCCCGGCGTTTGTGCCCGACATTGAACAGCACCACCAAAGACATCACTAGCGCTGCTGCGAACACGCCACTGCTGGTGGCATAGGCAAGACACAACGCCAGCGCCCGCCCCGCCGATACAGGCATGAACTGGCTGGCATAAATCGTCAGCGGCAGGCTGATCACCGCCGGGAGGCTGTAGGGCAATACATAGCCAAGCAGTGCCTGCCCGCGCTCTCGACTGAGCAGCAAGCGATGGCGGCACAGGCGTTCGGTCAAGAACTTGCCGAACATCCAGAGCAGGCCGAAGACACCCGCCCACACCGCCGTCAGC
Proteins encoded in this window:
- a CDS encoding mechanosensitive ion channel family protein, whose product is MIRLKTAIFLGALLFLGSEELEAAAIPGVPAAATPPAHPEPLVQGGLLGAISSSIDGIQDKLDFNKDLLAAWRLRADRAADEVDQLVNRPSARSSWSVAGDFLLLTAVWAGVFGLLWMFGKFLTERLCRHRLLLSRERGQALLGYVLPYSLPAVISLPLTIYASQFMPVSAGRALALCLAYATSSGVFAAALVMSLVVLFNVGHKRRAVQIIRQDSPRPLFAIGFLVALSDALTSPQIAHQLGNNLTSSIAVFTGLAASISFGLLVFRMRRPVAHVIRILPLAQRRKQPALRETLRIFSGLWYWPILLMVLVSIINLIGIGDDNQQVLRSALFTTVLLIATVFLSTTLHHLFKTRSESDVRRSGAYKERFLSLSHALLRIAMAIVFIDILGRIWGVSLFDFAVSNAVGRAISDSLSHIGLIFLVTWMVWVVLDTAIQEALKPPANKRGARQPSTRVKTILPLLRNAIKIILVVICAITTMANLGINVAPFLAGAGVIGLAIGFGSQQLVQDVITGLFIIIEDTLSIGDWVVLDSGHAGTVEGLTIRTLRLRDGKGFVHSVPFGQIKAVTNQSRQFAYAFFSVQFTYDTDVDKAIELIREAGHSISEDPFLRYNLQGPLDVFGVDRMDLNGVVLTAQFRTVSGGQYAVSRAFNQRLKKLVDNSPWVHFAQTYPQQVLMPRQAAEPVHDGAAEPEHAAVMMPDRPRPQ